A window from Thermodesulfobacteriota bacterium encodes these proteins:
- a CDS encoding ABC-type transport auxiliary lipoprotein family protein — MILKHYGYIWLIVFNLLILNLGCVGLQKNYPERKYYVFDVTPSNNYNESSKHSVLEIRNFRVSPAYYGNEFVYRVSGDGYESDFYNQFFKSPASLITQEAFKWFSQASAFKYVVVAPSEVPPDYILDGYINSIYGDYSDTGLPKAVLSAQLFLIKEDSGKNSIVFNKSYQKVVDITSQSPTALVNGWNEALNQTLTELESDLSKLNLEASQ; from the coding sequence TTAATTTATTAATTCTGAATTTAGGATGTGTAGGTTTGCAAAAGAATTATCCAGAAAGAAAATACTATGTCTTCGATGTAACGCCATCAAACAATTACAATGAGAGTTCTAAGCATTCGGTTCTTGAAATTCGTAATTTTCGAGTTTCGCCTGCTTACTATGGAAATGAATTTGTGTACCGTGTAAGTGGCGATGGTTACGAGTCTGACTTTTATAACCAATTTTTTAAGTCACCTGCTTCACTTATAACCCAAGAAGCATTTAAATGGTTTTCACAAGCTAGCGCGTTTAAATATGTGGTCGTCGCACCCAGTGAAGTACCACCCGATTATATATTAGATGGATATATCAATAGCATATATGGCGATTATAGTGACACGGGGTTACCGAAGGCTGTACTGTCAGCCCAGCTCTTTTTGATTAAAGAAGATTCTGGTAAGAATAGCATTGTTTTTAATAAAAGTTACCAGAAAGTTGTCGATATTACTTCTCAATCCCCAACAGCGTTAGTTAATGGATGGAATGAAGCCCTGAATCAAACCTTGACTGAATTAGAAAGTGATCTCAGTAAGCTAAATTTAGAAGCTTCGCAATAG